Proteins found in one Plasmodium sp. gorilla clade G2 genome assembly, chromosome: 14 genomic segment:
- a CDS encoding calmodulin gives MADKLTEEQISEFKEAFSLFDKDGDGTITTKELGTVMRSLGQNPTEAELQDMINEIDTDGNGTIDFPEFLTLMARKLKDTDTEEELIEAFRVFDRDGDGYISADELRHVMTNLGEKLTNEEVDEMIREADIDGDGQINYEEFVKMMIAK, from the exons ATGGCAGACAAGTTAACAGAAGAACAAATATCGGAATTCAAAGAAGCCTTTAGTTTGTTTGATAAAGATGGAGATGGAA cTATAACAACGAAGGAGTTAGGAACGGTCATGAGGTCTTTAGGACAAAATCCAACTGAAGCAGAATTGCAAGATATGATTAATGAAATTGATACAGATGGGAATGGAACGATCGATTTTCCCGAATTTCTAACTTTAATGGcaagaaaattaaaagatacaGACACTGAAGAAGAATTAATCGAAGCTTTTCGAGTTTTTGATAGAGATGGTGATGGATATATAAGTGCAGATGAATTAAGGCATGTCATGACAAATTTAGGAGAAAAATTAACAAATGAAGAAGTTGATGAAATGATAAGAGAAGCTGATATTGATGGTGATGGACAAATTAATTATGAAGAGTTTGTTAAAATGATGATAGCCAAATGA
- a CDS encoding queuine tRNA-ribosyltransferase, putative, which translates to MKVVSYNYRVKNVKDIETPTYTILTNNITPEYINLELLRKIDKKFIINCSLLEIYNNLDLFEKAKEYFSSNKTNELSEHYLHQFCDFQDSYRYLNIRNVLVDDYNINVHKFITLKYDNSTAVFSIDDFIKCLKIFEPDIFCIPCEEIKINEQVGKKKKNRIINLMNQFLEKVHIIKNTNLSKSLCILSIPCIVDINTLIIETLNKYDSIIDGILLSGLGYDESNEIRTNAFKNIFNILPNNKLKFIQLSIGNPIEILHAIYHGIDVIEPNFPYLLAKNGKAINMNIKMDNLQDKHEYDLQNKNNDNINDINLLDFKNDYNFIIDLNNPKYVLDHSTITYNSPRKESKSYIHHLLKCHELTAHVILTYHNIYMYRSFFHEIQLHIKQNSFLSYINWFIEKNEIK; encoded by the coding sequence atgaaagTTGTATCTTATAACTATCGtgtaaaaaatgtaaagGATATAGAAACACCGACATACACAATATTAACAAATAACATAACACcggaatatattaatttagagctattaagaaaaatagataaaaaatttataataaattgttCATTacttgaaatatataataatctaGATCTTTTTGAAAAAGCAAAGGAATATTTTTCATCgaataaaacaaatgaattATCAGAACATTACTTGCATCAATTTTGTGATTTCCAAGATAGTTATagatatttaaatatacgAAATGTTTTAGTagatgattataatataaatgtacataaatttattactttaaaatatgataattctACTGCAGTATTTTCTATAGatgattttattaaatgtttaaaaatatttgaacCTGACATTTTTTGTATCCCATgcgaagaaataaaaataaatgaacaagttggtaaaaaaaaaaaaaatagaataatAAATCTAATGAACCAATTTTTAGAAAAagtacatattataaaaaatacaaatttatCTAAAtctttatgtattttatcaATACCATGTATAGTAGATATTAATACTTTAATTATAGAAAcgttaaataaatatgattctATTATCGATGGAATATTATTAAGTGGATTAGGATATGATGAATCAAATGAAATTCGTACTAATGctttcaaaaatatttttaatattttaccaaataataaattaaaatttatacaaCTCAGTATTGGAAATCCTATAGAAATTTTACACGCCATTTATCATGGGATTGATGTTATAGAACCTAATTTCCCTTATCTGTTAGCAAAAAATGGAAAAgctataaatatgaatataaaaatggatAATTTACAAGACAAACATGAATATGatctacaaaataaaaataatgacaatataaatgatattaatcttttagattttaaaaatgattataattttattattgatCTTAATAATCCTAAATATGTTTTGGATCACTCAACTATAACATATAATTCTCCAAGAAAAGAATCCAAATCATACATACAccatttattaaaatgtcATGAATTAACAGCACATGTTATACTAACCTatcataacatatatatgtacagaTCATTTTTTCATGAAATTCAATTAcatattaaacaaaatagCTTTTTATCTTATATTAATTGGTTTATAGAAAAGaatgaaattaaataa
- a CDS encoding Hsp70/Hsp90 organizing protein — protein MVNKEEAQRLKELGNKCFQEGKYEESIKYFSDAITNDPLDHVLYSNLSGAFSSLGRFYEALESANKCISIKKDWSKGYIRKGCAEHGLRQLSNAEKTYLEGLKIDPNNKSLQDALSKVRNENMLENAQLVAHLNNIIENDPQLKSYKEENNNYPNELLNTIKSINSNPMNIRFILSTCHPKISEGVEKFFGFKFSAEGNDPEERQRQQREEEERKKKKEEEERKKKEEEERKKLNRTPEQIQADEHKLKGNEFYKQKKFDEALKEYEQAIEINPNDIMYHYNKAAVYIEMKNYEKAIETCLYAIENRYNFKAEFVQVAKVYNRLAISYINMKKYDQAIEAYRKSLVEDNNRATRNALKELERRKEKEEKEAYIDPIKAEEHKNKGNEYFKNNDFPNAKKEYDEAIRRNPNDAKLYSNRAAALTKLIEYPSALEDVIKAIELDPNFVKAYSRKGNLHFFMKDYYKALQAYNKGLELDPNNKECLEGYQRCALKIDEMSKSEKVDEEQFKKSMADPEIQQIISDPQFQIILQKLNENPNSISEYIKDPKIFNGLQKLIAAGILKVR, from the coding sequence ATGGTTAATAAAGAAGAAGCTCAGAGATTAAAAGAATTAGGAAATAAGTGCTTTCAAGAAGGAAAATATGAAGaatcaataaaatattttagtgATGCTATAACAAATGATCCATTAGATCATGTATTATATTCTAATTTATCAGGAGCTTTTTCAAGCTTAGGAAGATTTTATGAAGCTTTAGAGAGTgcaaataaatgtattagCATAAAAAAGGATTGGTCTAAAGGATATATTAGAAAAGGGTGTGCTGAACATGGATTGAGACAATTATCAAATGCAGAGAAAACATATTTAGAAGGTTTAAAAATTGATCctaataataaatcattacAAGATGCATTATCTAAAGTtagaaatgaaaatatgtTAGAGAATGCACAATTAGTTgcacatttaaataatattattgagAATGATCCACAATTAAAATcttataaagaagaaaataataactaTCCAAATGAACTATTAAATACTATAAAATCTATCAATAGTAACCCTATGAATATacgttttattttatctactTGTCATCCTAAAATTAGTGAAGGTGTAGAGAAATTTTTCGGATTTAAATTCAGTGCAGAAGGAAATGATCCAGAAGAAAGACAAAGACAGCAAAGAGAAGAAGAAgagagaaaaaagaaaaaagaagaagaagaaagaaaaaaaaaagaagaagaagaaaggAAAAAACTAAATCGTACTCCTGAACAAATACAAGCAGATGAACATAAATTAAAAGGTAATGAattttataaacaaaaaaaatttgatgaagcattaaaagaatatgaacAAGCCATAGAAATTAATCCAAATGATATTAtgtatcattataataaagcAGCTGTATATAttgaaatgaaaaattatgaaaaagcTATAGAAACATGTTTATATGCTATAGAAAAtagatataattttaaagcAGAATTTGTTCAAGTTGCAAAAGTTTATAATAGATTAGCTATtagttatattaatatgaaaaaatatgatcAAGCAATAGAAGCTTATAGAAAATCTCTAgtagaagataataatagaGCTACAAGAAATGCattaaaagaattagaaagaagaaaagaaaaagaagaaaaagaagcaTATATTGATCCAATTAAAGCTGaagaacataaaaataaaggaaatgaatattttaaaaataatgattttCCAAATgctaaaaaagaatatgatgAAGCTATAAGAAGAAATCCAAATGATGCAaaattatattcaaataGAGCAGCCGCTTTAACTAAATTAATAGAATATCCATCAGCATTAGAGGATGTTATTAAAGCAATTGAATTAGATCCAAATTTTGTTAAAGCATATAGTCGAAAAGGTAATCTACATTTCTTTATGAAAGATTATTATAAAGCTTTACAAGCATATAATAAAGGTCTAGAATTAGAtccaaataataaagaatgcTTAGAAGGATATCAAAGATGTGCATTAAAAATTGATGAAATGTCTAAATCAGAAAAAGTTGATGAAgaacaatttaaaaaatctATGGCAGATCCAGAAATACAACAAATTATTTCAGACCCACAATTTCAAATCATTctacaaaaattaaatgaaaatccTAATTCTATATCGGAGTATATAAAGGAtccaaaaatatttaatggaTTACAAAAATTGATAGCTGCAGGAATATTGAAGGTacgataa
- a CDS encoding CCR4-associated factor 16, putative: MNQIVINNLNYNYYNGIQRTRIKALQNITLCFERGMRILVCGKNGAGKSTLLSIIAGKKLIMENEVLIFNKQAFHDTDISNKIGYVGEWWSEEYAMNISIKDFCFNYGYTKRYKNLLKLFELDENKIISSLSKGERKKVQIMVNIIVRKDIYIFDEATESLDLVSRKLLLEFLKKECIKYNSIVIYSTHIFDHMDKWSTHVLYLSEGIVTFFSSIYNITSLENYSSLAEHICNYMVEEIKKKEKVDQLDDLLLIDSD; the protein is encoded by the exons atgaaccaAATagtaattaataatttaaattataattactatAATGGTATACAAAGAACACGTATTAAAGCCTTACAAAATATCACCTTATGTTTTGAAAGGGGGATGAGGATATTAGTATGTGGAAAAAATGGAGCAGGAAAAAGTACATTATTGAGTATCATAGCAGGAAAAAAA ctAATTATGGAAAACGAAGTACTAATATTTAACAAACAGGCTTTTCACGATACAGACATATCTAATAAAATTGGTTACGTTGGAGAATGGTGGAGTGAAG AGTATGCTATGAATATTAGCATAAAGGATTTCTGTTTCAATTATGGATATACTAAAAGATACAAGAATTTATTGAAATTATTCGAActagatgaaaataaaattatatctaGTCTTTCTAAAGGTGAAAGGAAAAAAGTTCAAATCATGGTTAATATAATTGTGAGaaaagatatttatatatttgatgaaGCTACTGAATCGCTCGATCTGGTGTCAAGGAAATTATTACTAga atttttaaaaaaagaatgcataaaatataatagcaTTGTTATATACTCAACCCATATTTTTGACCATATGGATAAGTGGTCTACTCACGTTCTATATCTTTCTGAAGGAATAGTTACTTTTTTTTCAagcatttataatattacaag TCTTGAGAATTATTCATCCCTAGCTGAACACATTTGTAACTACATGGTGgaggaaattaaaaaaaaggaaaaggtCGATCAATTGGACg aTCTCTTGTTAATTGATTCAgattaa